One window from the genome of Anguilla rostrata isolate EN2019 chromosome 5, ASM1855537v3, whole genome shotgun sequence encodes:
- the LOC135255590 gene encoding rhombotin-2: MSTAIERKSLDAPEEPVDEVLQMPPSLLTCGGCQQSIGDRFFLKAIEQYWHEDCLSCDLCGCRLGEVGRRLYYKLGRKLCRRDYLRLFGQDGLCASCEKRIRAFEMTMRVRDKVYHLECFKCAACQKHFCVGDRYLLINSDIVCEQDIFEWTKLNSMV, encoded by the exons GGAGCCGGTGGATGAGGTTCTCCAGATGCCCCCGTCACTGCTGACGTGCGGTGGGTGCCAGCAGAGCATTGGTGACCGCTTCTTCCTAAAAGCCATCGAGCAGTATTGGCACGAGGACTGCTTGAGCTGCGATCTGTGTGGCTGCAGACTCGGAGAGGTTGGACGGAGGCTCTATTACAAGCTGGGCCGGAAACTTTGCCGCAGGGACTATCTCAG GCTTTTTGGCCAGGACGGGCTGTGCGCGTCCTGCGAGAAGCGAATCCGGGCATTCGAGATGACCATGCGCGTGCGGGACAAAGTCTACCACCTGGAGTGCTTCAAGTGTGCCGCCTGCCAGAAGCACTTCTGCGTGGGCGACCGCTACCTGCTCATCAACTCGGACATCGTGTGCGAGCAGGACATCTTTGAGTGGACCAAACTCAACAGCATGGTCTAG